TCCGGACGAAGTTCTTCCGTTTATTGATCCCAAAAAGGCTGCTGAGCTCCATGAAGCAGAAAAAAACAATTGTGACCAAAATTTTCCCATATCGGTAAGACGGTATAGAGCCTTCATAAAAGAAAAAATAACCACCCGACAAAATATCAGATATGACAGTACACCTAGTGACATAAGCTTTTCAACTTGGAGAAACAGACAAATAAATCGCTGCCTAAGCGAGTTGGGCTATATGAAAGCTGAAGCACTGGTACACAGCCCCATTACTATTGAGCTTAATACAGGCTGTTCTGTAGGATGCTGGTTTTGTGCTTTATCGGCAAAAAAACTGGAAAAAGTATGGCAATATAATGATGAAAATGCAATGTTGTGGCAGGAATGCCTGAATGTATTAAAAAAAGTTGTGGGTAATGGTGCCAAATATGGAGTGTGCTATTGGGCCAGCGATCCTTTTGATAATCCCGATTATGAGAACTTTATAACAGACTTCTATAATATAATGGGAAGATGTCCCCAAACTACTACAGCTTTATCTACGAAAAATATTGAACGAACACGGTCTTTTCTTAAGCTTAGCCGTCGTTTAAATTCTCATATAGACAGATTCTCTATTTTATCTCTTGATATGTTGAACAAAGTTCACTCAGCTTTCACGCCTGAAGAACTTCTCAGAGTTGAGCTGATACCACAGAATATTGAATCTGAAAGTAGATACAAAAAAGCAAATGCAGGCAGGGCAAGAGATATGGAAGGCTCAAACAGACTAAAGGAAAAAGTATCCGATGAAGATAATGCTTCTACTATTGCTTGCGTATCAGGGTTCAAAATTAGTATGCCTGAAAAAAAGGTCCAATTGATTACACCATGCCGTGCAACTAAGCAATACCCCAATGGATATTGGATTTTAGATGAAGGCAGTTTCAACACCTCCTGTGAGTTTAAGGCACTTTTGGAAAGAATGATAGAGGACAATATGCCAAGATGGGTGGGGGCAAATCATAAAATATCACTAAGACCTGATTTGCAAATTAAAGAGGAAGAGAGCTATTTTATAGTATATTCCAAATATGTAAGCTACAAATTTGATAAAAATCCATATTTGGGCAGATTAAAAGAACTGATATCACAGGGGGATTACTCGGCAGCTGATATAGCTTTGGACCTGGAAATCAATTGTAAAGCTTCTTTGGAAGATGTTTTTAACACATTGAATGAATTTTTTATAAATGGATTTCTGGAAAACAATACATATTATAATTTCAATAAAGAAAATGCTGTGTAGGCAAATTGAAAGTGTGCCGCAGCCATCTGCAGGAGAAAGGAGGGTTTGATGAGTACAAACACGAATAAATATTATGATGTATGCTTCGTAAATATGCCATATGCCAGCCTCCCCAGGCCTTCAATAGCCCTTGGTTTACTGAAATCAATACTGGAGGATGCAGATATTGGGTGCAGGATTGTTTATGCAAATTTACAGTTTGTAACTTCAATTGGTATGGACAGATATAATTTATGTGCTGAAATGCTTCCAAGTGAACTTTATTTCAGCGACTGGACCTTTTCAAAGACTGTGTTTCCCAATTTTGAGACTGACGAAGAGACCTATCTTGAAAAAGTAATTGCTGTCCTGCCATACCCAATCCTCAATAGCTATTTTAAGCGGAATAAAGATGAAATTAAACAGTATCTAAAAGATATAAGAGAAAAAGCTTCAGAATTTGTAGACAATCTTGCAAAAAATATACTTGA
The Pseudobacteroides sp. genome window above contains:
- a CDS encoding radical SAM family RiPP maturation amino acid epimerase, with protein sequence MFSNAENAGIHPLLDSSKDADTAYIKQVSDIKRVLERWTMDEEFRKSFNNDSIKALRNLNVSLNPDEVLPFIDPKKAAELHEAEKNNCDQNFPISVRRYRAFIKEKITTRQNIRYDSTPSDISFSTWRNRQINRCLSELGYMKAEALVHSPITIELNTGCSVGCWFCALSAKKLEKVWQYNDENAMLWQECLNVLKKVVGNGAKYGVCYWASDPFDNPDYENFITDFYNIMGRCPQTTTALSTKNIERTRSFLKLSRRLNSHIDRFSILSLDMLNKVHSAFTPEELLRVELIPQNIESESRYKKANAGRARDMEGSNRLKEKVSDEDNASTIACVSGFKISMPEKKVQLITPCRATKQYPNGYWILDEGSFNTSCEFKALLERMIEDNMPRWVGANHKISLRPDLQIKEEESYFIVYSKYVSYKFDKNPYLGRLKELISQGDYSAADIALDLEINCKASLEDVFNTLNEFFINGFLENNTYYNFNKENAV